DNA sequence from the Prolixibacter sp. SD074 genome:
ATGCCGACATGTATCGTCCTTTGTGATGCTTTACGTATTTAATTTTCCCGGCAACGGGTAACCAGTTAGCATGCACATTGAACAGTGACATGAAAACGGAAACCTGTAATCTCCGATCCTGAAAATATTCCGTTTCAGTGGTTTCCTCAATGGCTACAATCAGTCCGTCCGCCGGAGCCAGAATGGTTTTGTTCCCACGATTAATTTCCCGGTCGGGATATCGGAAAAAACGAATGGTAAATACAAGTACCGACGTTGAAATCAACAACATAAACGCGAAGAAATAAGGTTCTCCACTTTCCCATACGAGGCCGTTCAGTAACGCCCAAATCAGCACTGCTACTGCAATAATGGCATAGCCTTCTTTGTGTATTCTCATGGTTGGTCTTAAACGTGCTGGGCAAATTTACGTAAATATTGTTCAGCGAAGAAATACAAGAATAAAATATACCATAGGAATAGCTGTTAGAATGCTATCAAAACGGTCGAGCAGGCCACCGTGTCCCGGCATAAAACTTCCCGAATCTTTTACCCCTAAGCTTCTTTTAAACATGGATTCAATGAGGTCGCCGAAGGTACCGGCCACCACGGTAATAGCTGCAATAATGGCCAGCGGGAAGAAACTATACTGTTCCCAGAACTGAGCCAGCATAGCTGCCACAATAATGGCGGCTGCCAGTCCGCCGAAGAAACCTTCCCACGATTTTTTGGGAGAAATACGTTCGAACAGCCGGTGTTTCCCAAATTGCGAACCAATCAGGTAGGCGCCTGAATCGTTGGCCCAAATGAAAAACAGAAGGCTGAGCAATATTTTAGGCTCATAGGTGTAACCCATTCCTCTGGGAAATACAAAGAAGTTGAGTAGGGCAAATGGAACCGAAATGTATATCACCCCAATGGCCGTATAGGCAATATTCCGGAAAGGCATTTCCATGGATTTATTGCGATAAAGTTCGGCAATAAACAGGGAAAGCATTAGAGGGATCAACGTTAAAAGCCATGCTTCCGACAAGGCTCCCCGCGCGACAAAAAAGGATACCAAAAAAAGAACAATGCCGGCAAATATTCCAAGTTTCTGATGAGGGACCGCACCGGATTTGGCCAACAAATCGTAAAATTCTTTCAATGTAAAACTACTAATGAAAACAAATAACAGGGAAAAGGTATAGGGGCTTATCCAGGTTGCCCCGATAAGCACAGCTACAAACATAGTTCCCCAAAGAGTACGGACTTTAAGATCGTTCAATTTTCCCCGCTTTTCAGATTTTTAACGATGTCCAGCGCTTGCTCTTCATCTTCTTCGCGGACATAAACTTCGATGTCGCCAAAAGTAGTAAAAGTTGAATCTTTATGATTCATGATAAGCGCTTCAATTCCGCTTTCTTCGAGCAGGTCTTTGGCCATCTGAGCCTTAAAGTCCTGTCCGGTCATGAAAATTTGTTTCCATCCTTTTTCCATAACAATCCCTTTTTTTGTTTATTTATGTTCCGTTAGCAAAACATGCACCGCTTTGGGACCATGTGCGCCCATTACCAATGTTTTCTCAATATCGGCTGTTCGGCTGGGGCCTGCAATATGCGTTATCTGCGACGGAAGGTTTTCACCGTATTGCTCTTCCATTTTGATAAGTGCCTCTTCCAGTGTTCTGACAAGTTGATTAGGGCTGGCCATAACCATGTGCACGGCGGGAAAGAAATGTAGCTTTCGTCCGCTGGCGCTACCCGAATGTACTAATACTCCTCCGGTTTCAGCAATCAGGCATTCACAGCCGGTAAGTGTTGCTTCGGTTTCCGGGAAACGCTGCATGTCTGAAGTTACCTCTAAACCGGCATCTTTCAAAATTTCTGTCAGTTCATTATCGCGACAAAATACGAATGGCCATCTATAGTGGTCATGGAGTTTGTTCAACGTATTAAGCAGCTCTTCCCGATTTTTAACCGAATGAAATGTGCCTTGTATTTTCTCCAGTTCCTGTTGAAACTGTTCGGTTAATGGCAGTTCAGAAACAGGAAAAACCGGAGAGGGCTTTTCCTGCGCCTTTCCGGTTATTTCATTTTGGTCGTTTTTCTGCCCGGGGGCAGAATTTTTTATCCTTTCAAGTATTTGTCCCCTGGCACCGGGCTTTTTCATGTCAGGCAGTTTCTTTGTTATCCTTTGGCGAATCTTTCGGAGCGGTAGTTGGAGGCGAAGTCAGTGGTTTGTTTTCACTGTTATCTGCCATTGGAACTTCCATCTTTTTTTCAGGACCTTTCTGATCATCCCAAGGGCGGGGGCCAAAAATCGCTTCCAAATCTTCCGAGAAGATAACCTCACGTTCCAGTAATTTTTCAGCCAGTTGCTTATGTCCTTCAGCGTTGTCGGCCAGGATCTTCCGAGCCCGCTGATACTGAACATCAATCAGATCTTTAATCTCGTGATCAATCAATTCAGCCGTATGTTCACTATACGGTTTGCTGAAACTGTAATCCGACTGCCCGGTGGAATCGTAGAAACTTACATTTCCTACCGCATCGCTCATTCCGAAATAGCAAACCATAGCGTACGTTGTTTTGTATACTTTCTCCAGGTCATTTTGTGCACCGGAAGAGATGGTACCAAATACGTTTTCTTCCGCGGCCCGGCCTCCGAGTGTCGCGCAAACTTCATCCAGCATCTGTTCACGCGTAGTAATCTGTCTTTCTTCAGGAAGATACCAGGCTGCACCTAAGGCTTTTCCACGGGGGACAATGGTTACTTTCACCAGCGGATGCGCGTGCTCCAGCAGCCAACTAACGGTAGCGTGTCCCGCTTCGTGGTAAGCAATAGTTGCTTTCTCATTCGGCGATATAATTTTATTTTTCTTCTCGAGTCCACCAATGATTCGGTCAACCGCATCGAGGAAGTCCTGTTTTTGTACTGTTTCCTTCAACCGACGGGCAGCAATCAATGCAGCTTCGTTACAAACATTGGCTATATCGGCTCCTGAGAATCCGGGCGTTTGTTTAGCAAGGAAAGCAACATCCACATCTTCTCCTTTCCGCAAAGGTTTCAGGTGTACCTGGAAGATCTCTTTTCGTTCGTTGATGTCTGGTAGTTCTACATGAATCTGGCGGTCGAAACGTCCGGCACGCATCAGGGCACGGTCGAGGACATCGGCCCGGTTGGTGGCTGCCAGAATAATGACTCCGGAGTTGGTATCGAACCCATCCATTTCGGTCAGCAACTGGTTCAGCGTATTCTCTCGCTCGTCGTTGGAGCCCATATTGGGATTTCGTCCACGTGCACGTCCAATGGCGTCAATCTCATCGATGAAGACGATACACGGAGCCTTCTCTTTAGCTTGTTTAAACAGGTCACGTACACGCGACGCACCAACCCCCACGAACATTTCGACAAAGTCGGAACCTGACATGGAGAAGAAGGGAACATTGGCTTCACCGGCTACGGCACGGGCCAGCAAGGTTTTCCCGGTCCCGGGAGGTCCAACCAGTAACGCCCCTTTCGGGATTTTTCCTCCCAGCTTGGTGTATCGGCCGGGGTTCCTCAGGAATTCCACAATTTCCTCGATTTCCTGTTTCGCTTCGGCGAGTCCGGCAACATCTTTGAAAGTTGTGCTGACATGAGAATCTTTGTCAAAAACTTTTGCCTGCGATTTCCCGACATTGAAGATATTCGAACCCGCGCCGCCTCCGGCACCACGGCTCATTCGGCGGAAAATCCACCACCAGATACCGATCAGCAACAAAATGGGCAGTATCCAGCTCATCACTTCCATGAAAATGTCCCGTCGTGTTTCGTAGGTCAGAATTACCTGATCCTTTTCGGGAAGATCTGCTTGAACTTGTTTCAGGTTTTGCTCGAATGTGTCGACTGAACCGATGATAAAGTAAAACTGAGGCCCTGCCTGACTGGGAGTGCCGAAACCCTGGTCGAATTTCGATTTGTATTTTTCATAAGCGCTATCTTTCAGGAATATTTCAGCCCTCTCGCGGTTAACGACCACTATTTTCTTAATGTCACCATTCTTCAGCATGGTGTTTTTCACTTCTCGCCAATTGGTTTCGACAGGAGAACCACCCGAACGAAAATACTGAAGCGCAATGAAGATCAGGATAATAATCCCGTAAACATAAATGGGATTAAACTTAGGGTTAAAGCGACCTTTTCCACCGCCACCTTGCGGCTTTTTATTGTTATTCGGCGTGCCCGATCCGTTATTCTTTTTGATGTTATTATCAGCCATATAAAGTTCAACTTTCTGATTCAATTTGTATAATCAGGGCATCGGCCCATAGTTCTTCCAGATCATAAAACCTTCGGTACTGTTCCTGGAAAACATGCACCATCACATCGCCA
Encoded proteins:
- a CDS encoding lactate utilization protein, producing MKKPGARGQILERIKNSAPGQKNDQNEITGKAQEKPSPVFPVSELPLTEQFQQELEKIQGTFHSVKNREELLNTLNKLHDHYRWPFVFCRDNELTEILKDAGLEVTSDMQRFPETEATLTGCECLIAETGGVLVHSGSASGRKLHFFPAVHMVMASPNQLVRTLEEALIKMEEQYGENLPSQITHIAGPSRTADIEKTLVMGAHGPKAVHVLLTEHK
- a CDS encoding DUF2007 domain-containing protein, producing MEKGWKQIFMTGQDFKAQMAKDLLEESGIEALIMNHKDSTFTTFGDIEVYVREEDEEQALDIVKNLKSGEN
- a CDS encoding phosphatidate cytidylyltransferase, yielding MNDLKVRTLWGTMFVAVLIGATWISPYTFSLLFVFISSFTLKEFYDLLAKSGAVPHQKLGIFAGIVLFLVSFFVARGALSEAWLLTLIPLMLSLFIAELYRNKSMEMPFRNIAYTAIGVIYISVPFALLNFFVFPRGMGYTYEPKILLSLLFFIWANDSGAYLIGSQFGKHRLFERISPKKSWEGFFGGLAAAIIVAAMLAQFWEQYSFFPLAIIAAITVVAGTFGDLIESMFKRSLGVKDSGSFMPGHGGLLDRFDSILTAIPMVYFILVFLR
- the ftsH gene encoding ATP-dependent zinc metalloprotease FtsH translates to MADNNIKKNNGSGTPNNNKKPQGGGGKGRFNPKFNPIYVYGIIILIFIALQYFRSGGSPVETNWREVKNTMLKNGDIKKIVVVNRERAEIFLKDSAYEKYKSKFDQGFGTPSQAGPQFYFIIGSVDTFEQNLKQVQADLPEKDQVILTYETRRDIFMEVMSWILPILLLIGIWWWIFRRMSRGAGGGAGSNIFNVGKSQAKVFDKDSHVSTTFKDVAGLAEAKQEIEEIVEFLRNPGRYTKLGGKIPKGALLVGPPGTGKTLLARAVAGEANVPFFSMSGSDFVEMFVGVGASRVRDLFKQAKEKAPCIVFIDEIDAIGRARGRNPNMGSNDERENTLNQLLTEMDGFDTNSGVIILAATNRADVLDRALMRAGRFDRQIHVELPDINERKEIFQVHLKPLRKGEDVDVAFLAKQTPGFSGADIANVCNEAALIAARRLKETVQKQDFLDAVDRIIGGLEKKNKIISPNEKATIAYHEAGHATVSWLLEHAHPLVKVTIVPRGKALGAAWYLPEERQITTREQMLDEVCATLGGRAAEENVFGTISSGAQNDLEKVYKTTYAMVCYFGMSDAVGNVSFYDSTGQSDYSFSKPYSEHTAELIDHEIKDLIDVQYQRARKILADNAEGHKQLAEKLLEREVIFSEDLEAIFGPRPWDDQKGPEKKMEVPMADNSENKPLTSPPTTAPKDSPKDNKETA
- a CDS encoding phosphatidylserine decarboxylase family protein; the protein is MRIHKEGYAIIAVAVLIWALLNGLVWESGEPYFFAFMLLISTSVLVFTIRFFRYPDREINRGNKTILAPADGLIVAIEETTETEYFQDRRLQVSVFMSLFNVHANWLPVAGKIKYVKHHKGRYMSAYLPKSSTDNERTTTVIQMEDGTEILVRQIAGAMAKRVVTYAKEGDTMDQGGELGFIKFGSRVDLFLPVGTEITADMCEAVTGSQTVLAKLK